TGGCCGGGGTTCCCCCCCATTTACCGAAGTTAAACCATTTAgatctttttacttttaatttgaTGCTacatttgttttaaattttaactatgttgtaattaaaaaaattactacAAATTTGTTGCTTCATTGCGGAATCCAGAAATCTCAATAGTGTATAGGGGAGAGCTTAAAGATCGATCGTGGTTGGAGAATAACAACAACACAAAAGGGATAAAGATGAATATTAGAGATGAAAGGCAAGAGTGCAAATTATTTTTTAGGAAATATTGTGAGatatatttagttttttaattcATTGTAACTTTTATGAAATTATAAATTGCGGcaagttttaatatttaaaatacaaaCTATTTATTTAGTGGTCAGATTCATTAATGGTCAAGATTTTCAACATTAGTTATTTAACCCTATGTTAATATAATTTGTCGCCAAATCATGGGAATTGGTTTTTCATGTGGGTACTCTATCTGCTTATACTTGCTTGGCTTTATAGTTCTTACTGTACTTTTTTTCCAGTGTGAACTAGATCTTGTATTTGTATTCACCTGATTATGAAGATTTACCCAGTGTAAATCCGACTTTAATTTATCTTTAATCAGACCCTTATTTGGGCTAAGGTTCCATTCTCTcttttattgacaaaaaaacaaAGATGGAAGTTATCTGTTTAAGGTCATGTCAATGCAAAATTAAGTGAATTTTGTGAGGTGGGGAAATAGTCTAGTGACTAATGATGAGTTGTTATACTAGTTGCTATGATGGTTATAGAGCTAGACCCGCAGCTAGAGTTGTTATACCCAAAATTTAGAATTGATGATACCTATGGTGAGAGAGTGATAGGAAATCAATTCATTGACCAACTGCCACCTTCTAATTTCCAGCTATATAAATTGCCAACTGTTTTCTTCCAAGCATTACAAACCCCAAAAGGACAATTAGGCTAAAAGGGATTCTATGCTGAACTATCCCTCATCTGGAATTTGAAATTAATGTAATATTGTTTCatttggaaaataaaattcattacGTCAGTCAAAATCCAAACAGGCTAGTAGTACCATTTCTGGGACCATAGCTTAGATTTAAGGCTCGTTTGTTTTGATGTTTTTCCCTCCCAATTCCCAATTGCACTTTGAGTTCAAAGAAACATGTTTTGAAGGCTCTCAATGTTTGGATACACGTTTGCAAAAAGGCACAAACGTTAAGACACCGAAATAAGTGATAAATTGAAACATTGAGCGTTAGTATTCGAATGTTAAAggaaattaataaatttaatcttGGCTTTTATCAATTCATTTGAATTGTTGCCGCCAAATGTGCCCCTTCATTCGCTATTTGTTGCTTACCGTTCACACTCCTTTTTTCGATGTTCATTGCTCATTGTTCACACCCTTAAAAACATGCATTCATTACATTAAACGAATGTGATTTCATATTCACCCCAACACAAAGTCAAACAGCCTCTCATAACTTACACAAGTCCAGTCATCATTTTAATAGTATAATTAGATAATTAGATTAGGTTTCCAAAGAAAAAGCCTTTCAATAAGGCAGGGATTTCTTTTTAAGGGAAAAAATAGTTGTATCAAACACTAATGATAAAATGAGTTTAGTTTTACTAATTTGTTAGTGATTACACTGTTATTACATTTCTAGCAAATttgtaaaaatatgaaaatgataTGTAGTTGATGATGAGAAAGGAGTATCATTAACAATGAATTACTATAAACTAAGGataaaaaaagagaaacaaTGAGTTAACTAAAATTATAAATGATGGATAATTCAGATACAAATAAAATGGTTTTTAATGGTTCAGTTGAGAGGGGATTGAGCAGTAGCTGTCATCAAACCAGTGCATCCCTGCCCTAAGCCCCAGAGTCCACAACCTCTTTTTAATCCCCAAACCAAACTCCTCCTTCCATCTTTCATAATCACATCATAGCccatttacatttatttattatcAGTGGGACCATTTACTTTGTTGCCAGATGAACCTCCCCCACAAATGATCTTGGCCCTTCATTCTCCTCTCTATAAAACCCCCTTCACCCCGTGTGCATTCCACCACATTCTTTACTTAACACTTAATCTTCTCTTGAATTCGGAATCTCTGCTAAGGTATCAACCAGAATCTACTAACATTGTTCACTATGACCAGggttggttttgtttttgtttttgttttggtaaCTCAGATCTTGGTACTTCAAGCATTGGCACTGAAGTCTGAGGCTAAGTCTGAGCCTCCAATGTCAATGGAGCTTAAAACACAGAGAGAAGTTCAGCCAAGTGATCAGAAGACAGAGAAATTAGTTGCAAATCATGCATCAGTTGCTAGCTCTGCATCACGGGAAGAAGGAAAGTCTaaagcagaagaagaagtagcTGAGGCTCCACATAATAGAAGGATGGGGAAGCATCATTCCACAGACAAATCAGTGGCTGGTGGTGGTGTGATCCTAGGTGGCCTTGTTACTGCTACTTTTGCTGCTGTCTTTTGCTACATTCGGGTCACCAGGAAAAGGGACAGTGGTCATTGACCTGTTCTAGTTCAATGATTTTgtcaatttgattttttttccccTTTGGATTAGTCTAGGAACTAGGAACAAATGCATTGATGAAAATTGTATCAACATATATCCCTATGATAATGTTTACATAATATGAATGTGTGATTCAGATTAAAGTTTCTGTCGATTATCATTTTCCTTATGCAACCCATCAAGTACTAACATCGTTTAATTAAACAATTAGGTGTATACTTTGAGCTATGTAGTGTATACTTTGAGTTATGTATGACTGAATTAAGAGACAAATTTGTAGCACTTTCTGGAGTTCTTCCATATGAAAGCCACAAGTGGCTAAGTGTGTGTTTTTCTATTGgaatatatcaatatatcaatgtgtttttttttctcaattcaaCAACTTTGTTCAGTTAGAAAAACTGTCTTAAAAAACTGAATATGTCAGTTGAAGAATGAGCTTTCTAAATCCAGATTGCCATTTGCTAAAGTATCTATTTAAGATTCCTGTGGTTTTCTTAATAGGCAATCCATCAAGCACTAGTGTTCTAAAAGGTTTACTTAAACCAACACATGCATTTAGCCTGAGATTATGCATTGATTTGTATGATTGAATCTTGGAATTCTTTCTTTATGTTGTGGACAAAGATCAAGGGGATTACTTTGAACCAGGGACATAATAGTATCTTTGCTCTTTTTATTTTAGGCAAAAAGGCAAATCTAACATAAAGGGCCCATGATTTGACTATTATGCACTCAATCTAGTAAATcttccttttcattttcttttaacaaTTTTGTTGAATTGTTTTAGTTGTCCAAGGTGTTGGGGTGGTAAACTTTCTACTCAAAGGTCGGTGCCTCCATAACCTTGTAGATGGAGAAGCCACATGTCTACTTTGCATGGCAATCCATAACAGATTTTCTTCCTTTTATATGACTTCTTTTGGGACATAGGAAACTAACAAAAGGAACTAAGAATTGTTTATAATAGATAAGTTAGatgcttataatagtgatgaTATAAATTCAAACTctagaaagttatatattaagAGAGACTAACATAATTTGCTGAATGGGTTTATATCATAAAAAAATAGTAACAATAGGAAACTGTATTTGCAATATCAGCAAAAGTGCTGCCAACTGTTTGTGAGTTGTGACTCACTTCCAGCTCAATTCTGGacctttccaaaactatgacaaAGTCATTACAACCAGGCCAAGCCTAGAATATGTTAGGGAAAGCCCACATGATATTCAAGAAATCCAGCCCAAAAAGACCCAGAGGAATTAGTCCCCTGCATCCTACATCAAATACATCAACTGGGCATGAAAGTGTCATTTGACTCATTTCAACCCTTACATAACCACCAACTTACTTCATAATAACGGTCCTAAATCAATTCTCCCTCCAAAAGAAACAAAcattcttcattcttcattcttcattaacatcaccatcttcttcttcttctactttgCACAACACAATCTTCATCTCATCATCTACATAGTGAGAGAGAGTTTCTCAACTTCTCATGGCTTCTTCTTGCTGGTGCTGGTTTTCAGTGTACTTCGCCGCATCTATCACACTAGGAGTCATAGCCATCACCGCCACAATCCACCCCAGTTCCAAGAACTCATCACCATCCCAAGAAATCACACCCTTAACCCAATCTCTCTCACGCAATGCCTCCAGAGCTCTCAGAAAAGCAGGGTACACACACATGGCTGACCTCCTCCACCGTTCACCACCATTCTTCCTCCCTCCACAAAACACAACCTTCTTCGCCATCAAAGACTCCGCATTCAGAAACACCTCCCTCCCTCGCTGGTTCCTCAAAAGCCTCCTCCTCtaccacaccaccaccaccaaagcTTCCATGAAAGACCTCTTACACCACCCCACAGGGACCTGCATGGAGACCCTCTTTCGTCAAAAGAACATTTCCCTCACAAAGGTTCAACGAAAATCACTCGAGATCAACCATGTCAAGGTATCAAACCCTGACATTTTCCACGGAGAGCATTTCGTTATTCATGGTGTTCTCGCACCGTTTTCTCCCCTGCGTCGTCAAGATCTTCAAGGAGGTTCCGATTTCATTCACTCCCCCACTTGCCGTTCAAACCAAAACGCTACAAATTCAACAACATTTGCAGATTCCAAGAACGTTTCTGAGTGGAATCGCATTGTTCAGGTTCTTGGCTCAAAAGGGTACTCTTCGTTTTCAATCGCATTGCACTCTGTTCTTGGTGGGATTGAGAAAGATTCAATGAACTGGGGTTCTTCTGCTACGATCTTTGCTCCTCCTGATCTGGGGCTAATTGGGTACCCTGCAACTTTGCTTGACAGAGCAGTGAGGCTTCATGTTCTGCCTCAGAGGATTACCTACAGAGAACTCTCTTCTCTACCGGTGAGGACTTTGCTGAAGACGGTGGTGCCTGGTGAGGATCTTGAAGTTGATGGAGTTCTGGATTTCATGCCAGGGGTGGTGATTAGTGGCGTTGAGATTGTGGCACCTGATTTGTTCACTTCAGAGAAGTTCGTTGTTCATGGGATTTCTAGAGCTTTTAAGATGGCTGAGCTTACTGCATGAAACAGTGGTTAGAAAAGTTGAAGTTCTTACAATTTGAGTGTGTAAATTGTAATCAATTGGGTAAATTTGTATGGTTTTTTAGTTTCATTTTGATGCTGAAGACATGAAAATCTAGCTTCCTCTGTTTTTTGTCCTGTTTCTGTTCTGCAACAAAAGCAAGCAATTTTGtatgtaatttgattttttgattGCAGTTTGCTTATACCAGTTTTAGATGTGTTGTCTTGCTTCTGAGAGATGAGGATTAATCTATGGGTGATTTGAAATGGATCAAACTTGTAGACTATGTTATGATTTCATGAAGATTTTGTCAAATGCCTTGTAAACTTGTAGATTTTGATCAATTATCTTCAGAATTTTCAAATGCTATGCTCTACTTGATTTTTTTACCTTGATGTTGTGATTTTCAAGCATAACAACCTTATGGCAttttttgtaaatcatgttagCAAATGTTTTAACTCTTTCAGAAATTAATACATTCTCTCACATTCATGATTTCTATACATGATGTTAAAAATTAAATGCATCTTAAAGGTTTGGGAAAATAGAAGCATTCAAGaactttttttaattgattcaaAAAAGGTAGCACCCCTCACAAATGGGCCAAGCCTAAGTACAGGCTTGCAGGTTGGGAGTCAACTCAAAGTAGAGAGATTCAAAAGTACAACACTTTCCAAGCCCATGTAAAAGGGCCGCTTTAAAAACCAGTTCTTGCAACTAACAATTTTTTAttgacaaaaacaaaaagcAATTAGGTACCAAACCTCAATAGTCCCCAACAGAGTATGCCAGTGCCACTTTAATTGATCGCTTGCAACAGTTGACACAACCGACCATGAACAAAGCTAGCTTGTGTTGCTAAACCACGAAATTGATCATGGAATCAAAATGATATTCTTAACGTGTGCTAACTGTTATCAATCGTAATAATTTTATGGGTCACCACTATATTAATTGTCTGAATGAAGGTGTTCTCTAGATACCACCCCTTTTCTTTCTGAAAACTAGTTATGGTGGATAAAGTAAAGTTGATATGATACAATCAAAAGAAATGACTTCTTTAAAGTGTTGGAGAACATTTTATCCCCTTCTACACGTACTTGTAAACACATGAGAAAATCACATCACCAAATATTATAAAATGAATGGTTCCATTAttctagggatggcaatgggtcgggtagggtgcgggttttgccaaacccaaacccaaacccgaaatcaaaaacccacacccgcacccgcacccgaacccgaaatgggtggtgaacttaaacccacacccgaacccattgggtttcgggttcacccgacccgtacccacacccgcacacaacctcaaacaaacagttgaactcggaaacccgacctgaaaaagactgtgaagagagctatattatgtaatgtaacattgtaattgccatgttactgttaaattaatatgcaagatgctgcatatattgtactgcataagcagaatacttaggtttcacttatacagatccgggttcgggtagggttcgggtgcgggtttggccaaacccaaacccgaacccgaaagtgatcgggtaaaacccgaacccgaacccgaacccatttaactcgggttttcacccaagaaatcgggtcgggtcgggtcgggtgcccatgggttcgggcttctctgccatccctaCATTATTCTGACTTGGTCTCACATATACATATTGCCGACAATAGATTGAATATAAAATAttactaaattaattaatttcaaagttacctttaaaaaaaagttcCAAATTATCCATAATATATTactttaatagttttttttggtaGTTTATGTActttgaacattttttttttgttgaaatgtactttgaactttgaagttgAAGGTAAGGGAACGGAAATGTGTCCAAAAAAAAGCAATGAAAACATGATAGATCGGGTCCATTCCAAATTCTCGATCCATCTACATCAACTATTAAATCATGGCCCAATAACGACGAATAAATTTATTTTGGAAGTGAAAAAGGCTTTTGTACCCTAATGGTATAATTTATTTTGGAAATTACAGGTTTGgggtactttttttttatttaccaaactagtataaatcgccactgtcagtggcgattctatttttttttttacttttttaaagaatcgccaatgctattggcgtttttgttttttttttttcgttttttacataaatcgccaaccatgttggcgttttctcttcttttttaaaaagtagGAATCTAATTTTGCAAATGTACTATTCTCCCATGCAATAATATTATAAGAATAAGATGTTGAACTATGTTTGGTAGAAAATCAATGTGTTTAGAcaagttaaagaaaaaaataaagaaaagtaatgaatataatatattatgtGATAAAAAATATATCGCTTTAATTAGAATGACATATTTACTTGCTTCTCTAGAAAAGATTCATGCATCCCTGTCCCAAAGtagttttgctttgtttgcttgtTATTTTAAGATGTTTAATTTGGCCATATcatatacatttgatattttatctcattttcaccCCTCTTGATTCTTATCTCTGTTTTAAGTCTATCACATCcttaaatatatatttcatttttctctcttttagtAACATTTTACTTTTGATGTGGGTAGAAAAGAGTGTGTGAACAATTATTTTCCTTATTTTCATAACATTAATAACATCCTTGCAAAAAAAATTCCTATAATAGGCCACACAAGGTAACTTAACATCCAAGTGATATTAAAACTTGTGAAAACGATTgagcatatattttttatatgtttctggtaGACACACAATGAACATACATATTAACATCGATTTTTAATTGTCACTAATGTTTATGAGGTTAAAAATCTCCGCTAACATGTATGTCTATGGAATGTCTCTCGACCTATCATCCCTAACTAGAGTGACATGTTTTACTAGTTCCTTTTGAAGAGTTTCAACTCTTCAAGTGCACCGCTCCTTGCGACCAGGAATCCATCTTGGACATTTAGGACTGAAGTAACTGGAAACAACTCTTGAATTCAGAAGCTCAACAAGTGGTGCAAATTTCACACAACGAGGTGTCTTGTACTGATTTATAGAAGCACCCTGGCTCAGAGCAAAATCCATGAGCTTATCAAATGTCCCATTCTCCACCACCTTGATCTCCAACGCTCCAATACTCTCTGATACCCTGCCCTGACGATACACACTGTTTAGAGATTCTTCAAGTGCAACACAACACTCTTCAAAAGCAGAACCAGGAACAGGGGTATCCCCATTGTTCATGTTAATCTCCCAATACAGAACGTAATGACCAGGGATTGTAGACGTGTCCACACAGCTTGTGTAATCAATAAGGGATGCACCAAACTGAACAAGATTCTCAGCAGCAATCTGCACAGCGTTTTGCAGCTCAACTTCATCGGTTTTGTCAGAATCAATGCTCAGAACCACGTTCTTTCTGCATACAAAGTTGAATTGTGGAGCCTTGTTCTTGAATCCAGCTACACGGAGTATGTCACCAACCCGGTACCTGTAAAGACCTGAATTTGAAGATTGGATTAGTAAAGTTTAGAACTATATAAAAAAATCCATCAGGGTATTGGAGAGAATTGGAAATTTGATTGATTAGTTAAGTTACCTGCATAAGTGGTGACAACAAGCTCATACTCTTGACCCAATTTCACATCAGCAAGATCCACTAAATTTTCTTGTTCCAAGTGAGAAATTGAGTCAGCATGTTCATTTACCTTGTTCAGTGGCAAGAATTCAAAATAGGCCATGGTGGGAATGAGGGTGTAAGAAACCTCACTAGGGTCACACAAAGGGTTTAAATTCAAGCCAAAATAGCACTCAGAAGAAGCATACATGGTGCAGACAAGAGGGAGATTGTTACTGTAATAGTCCAATATAGGAATGTACTGAGACATTGCTCCTGTGACAATAACATCAACATACTTGGTGTTTGGCCATAACCTAGTAATAATCCCCTTCCATGATGATCCATTGCTGCATTGGGATTCAATAAAACGCGCGAGTTTAGGATCTGGTTTGAGTATTTTCAAGACAGCTTCTCTCACAGAAGGGTCAGTGATTTTGGGGTCCAAGGTGCCTGTTTTAATGTCATGGCATAAGTAAAATAAATGCTTTTCGAGGAACTTAATGGCGCGGATGAAACCAGAAGCGAAGACAGCCCCAACACGAAGAACATCCTCGTTTTGACAGAGTCCACAGAGCAATTGAGCATACATGCTCTGATAGGAATCTGTGCAGAGGATGGTCTCATTGGGGCTGGTGTAGTTGGTGTAAGGATCGCTTTTGCGGTGCTTGAAATGTGAGGATTTGTAATAGCTGGTTAAAACTGGACGAGCTAAGAGTCCACCAGGGGTTTTGGCTTCTGATTTTATGAACAGAAAGTACATCCCTTTGCCTTTGTCCAAACCAGGAACAAATTGGTCCATCACTGGCATCAATAGGCTATAGAGCAATGACCTCCTCTCTAGCTCTTCCTCAATTGTTGGCATCAGTTTTCTCTCCCCACCAGAGGTTCCAGAGCTTCATTCAATAAGTAATATAACAGCAAACCAAAGAAAATTAGTTGCTACAAAAAGATGTATAGTTACTGAGATAACTAATAGCTTGATTGATTCTTGGTGAAATCCTCTAGAATGAATTTAATTCTCGTTAGACAGTGAAGTCTGAACTTCTAAGTAACATTGAGTTGGATTCTATACAAAGTGCATATTTAGAAATACTTTTACAATTAATTCTAATATTAGAATCAAACATCCTCCATGCATGGGAGCTTTAGAATCATTTCCTATTGAGCAAAATCACTTTTATGTGTTCATATAAACATAAATCACTTTACTTCCAACTCATTTTAACTCAATTTTACCATATtcaattttaccaaaatcaatttcatcCAACAAACGAGCACTTAGTACATATTGGCGTTAGAGTCAACGTAAATGTGATTTCATGTATCTCAAGGTACCAATGGAGAAGTTAGAATTTGACATGTTGAGTTTAACGTGAATCCGGGAAGTGAGATTTTGACACGTTAGCTTCAACGTGGATCCACGTTAAGTTCaacagaaatccaaacacacacttaataGTTTTTCTGTGTGAGAATTGATTTCGATAAAAGAGAAATTAATCGAAGATGTTGTGGAGAAATTATAGTAGGTAGATGTCAAAGTAATTGTTTATTAGTTTGGAAACTTGATTCAAACCGCCTAAGGGAATAATGTGCCTAAGGGAATAATGTTGTGACAATACATTTCCACATCCACCTTAACTAAATAACGCATGTATAAATTGTGTGTTTTAGATCAACATTGTCCAAAAttgattataaatttataattgattttggtatGATTACTTTTAACGAAGAAAGCTACTCTTTCAAGCTTGCCATTTAATTGTCATCATTTTTCTATATCAGAATTGACTATGAGGTTACCCAACAAGTAACGAAACACAAAGTAAGTTCATGCAAGCAAACATGCACTAAGTTCATGTATAGAGGGATATTCACCTAGTGAGAAACTCTGATATGGGTTTGGAACACAAAATTGGGGAGGCATCACCATTAGCTATGCGATCAATATCTGGCTTGAGGTCCTCGTAAGTGACCACAGGCATGACCTTCTTGAAAGTGTTTCTGTCTGTATGACCATCTAGGCCCTGGCGTTGGAGGTACTCAACTTGGGCACTGCGAGAAAGGATCTGGGAAAGGACCTTTGTTTGAATCTCATCTGTGTTGCTGGTGACCTCTTCAATGAATTTGAGTGCTCTTTTATTGTTGTCATGGGTGGTATTAGTATTGCTATTTGTTATGTTATGCAAGTGTTTAGGAGCTTGAGGCATGTCTAGAGAAATAGAAATTTGAATTTTGGAGTGTAACACCAAATGTTCAGTGAAGAGAACAAGAGAAGTGAGTTGGAGTACATATACCACAGTGGAAGTACAGTATATATAGGGAAGAAGAGAGTTGGATCAAGGTTAGAGAACTTGGAAATCATCCAATCAGATAGTGCACAATGGGGGTGAAATTGTAAAGTAGAATATGGCACTTTAATTAATTTACAAGTGATGTAATTGGAAATATGGAAGATTGGGTAGCTAAGCTAAGGGAAGGTCTAGTCTTCTAGGTGTTTAAATTAACTCCACAAAAACAAGTACAAAAATGTTCCACAAAAAACTTGGCTTTACTTACCAACTGGGAAAGTGAGAGGAAGTTTCAAAGAAGGGAAGTAGGGAACCACAATTTACTGGGCCTGTAGTTTGAGACTTGAGAGTGCCAGCAACAACGCAGGCTACACGGTAAGTAAATTACGGCTACAGTTGCTCCGTTTAGTCAAGTTAAATAATATTGCACACAGAAGAACAGCTAGCACATGTGtttttgattttgttaatgacTTCAGGTAACTTTATCCGGGATATTGTTGATGATTATGTGCATGGTTCTTAGTTGATTCCACTTAATTCTAACCGAGGTCTAAGGTTTCTTTTGCGTTTCATACATTACACATTTCAACATTTTTTACCTTTTTAGTATTGTTGAAATGTGTAATCAAATCATAGACATAAAAAAAAGTTTCCTAAGCTTCATTTAACAGTTTTCACTTGTCTCATGTTTCGACATTACCTATTTTCTTTAGTAACAGTTTCTCGTACTCTATAATAATACTGTGAGGAAATGTAGCATATTGTGTGAAAAAAACAATAATTGCATGTCACGTAATAATTGTTCCCTATTATTAGATCGTAACACTAAAACACTTATTTAGTGTtgtaaaaaaaacatgttaatGAGACATATATGACATGTCACACGTTGATTTCTGATGCATTTTAGGCAACACTTTTTGTGTGTTGTTTAAACCAGTATTATAAAGAACAACAAATGTTATAGTGATACAAGACCTCGTAATATGCCTTCTCAAATTTCAATATACCGAAGTGATTTTTAACTAAAAAGTAAACACATCATTATTGATACAGTGAGATGGTTGTTGTGGCGCAAATAACTATCTActtttatttcattatttaatTTAGGTGTTAAAATTCCATATACAAAAGTAAGAGGATTCGTGGGAAAGGTTAGGGGAGTTAAACTTATCTTTCACTTAGTTTGAAATTAATATTGAGCGGGTAAGTTTTTAAAGTCGAGCTCGTCTCTAGACTATAAAAACTTGATGAGCTACAAGTTTAGAAAAGATCGGGTCACAAAAGAACTAACCCGAGTTTAGAAAAAATCATAGCATTCTTATTTCTCGATGGTTTGGACAAATATGTTCATTGTAAATTTAAGAATagaaaagaaataaattaaaCGAGGTATAGCAATCATGAAAAGTAATGGatacatatatatatgcatggatttttttttttgctatatATATAGAAATTGAAAATGGAAATTAAAGGTGAGTACATGTTTCTAAACATTAAGAAACTATTATATGAGTGATATAAGTCCATGCTCTATATTTCCGTTTGCGTCACTCCAAATAACTGCCTAACTATACCATTTTCGTGACACCTGCATATGTAGATGAATGAATGACATTCCTATCTTTCCAAATGATCAAGACAGCGATAGAACgatgatgaaaataaaaaagctTTGGCTCCTGATCCGGACAGCACTTCAAGTTTCAAGTCAGTTGCTCATTTTTCTTGCAGCCAGGACCCATATCACTGATTCAGTGATTCTGTACACCCACTCCACTCCACTTTCCATtgatacaaaattaaaaatctGTACTGTCCCGTTGAATTTGGAAGTCGTTGTTTCTTGCTATATATgctttctttcaatttttactttttatatatAACTGGATGTGTGTATTGTCATAGTCATTCACTTTAATCATCTAGTGTGTAGTGTGTATTTAAATTTCagcttaaaaaaattaaaatttgagtGTATGTCAGTTTGTTTAACGGAATTTAAGTTAGTGTAGGTTGATTGCAATatgatttatatttaaatactTTTGTTTTAAAAGTAAGTTTGGGTACTGCAAAAGAATGAGTACTTCTAATTTTTTGTTAGCCGAGCTATGAGCTATTCGCACCGTTGTGGATTTACTTGCTAAAGGCTAATGTTGTACTACATCAGTTCTTTATTAACCGTCTACTTTGAAGGAAAAAATATGTTCTTATATATTTATCCACTTATTATTTTAAGagaatattaaataatatttttcttgaTAGTGTCATTGTATGATAaataaatgaggaaaaataaaacacaCTCTAGAGGATAAAAtagaaat
This portion of the Lotus japonicus ecotype B-129 chromosome 3, LjGifu_v1.2 genome encodes:
- the LOC130742864 gene encoding fasciclin-like arabinogalactan protein 21 → MASSCWCWFSVYFAASITLGVIAITATIHPSSKNSSPSQEITPLTQSLSRNASRALRKAGYTHMADLLHRSPPFFLPPQNTTFFAIKDSAFRNTSLPRWFLKSLLLYHTTTTKASMKDLLHHPTGTCMETLFRQKNISLTKVQRKSLEINHVKVSNPDIFHGEHFVIHGVLAPFSPLRRQDLQGGSDFIHSPTCRSNQNATNSTTFADSKNVSEWNRIVQVLGSKGYSSFSIALHSVLGGIEKDSMNWGSSATIFAPPDLGLIGYPATLLDRAVRLHVLPQRITYRELSSLPVRTLLKTVVPGEDLEVDGVLDFMPGVVISGVEIVAPDLFTSEKFVVHGISRAFKMAELTA
- the LOC130746719 gene encoding indole-3-acetic acid-amido synthetase GH3.6-like, with product MPQAPKHLHNITNSNTNTTHDNNKRALKFIEEVTSNTDEIQTKVLSQILSRSAQVEYLQRQGLDGHTDRNTFKKVMPVVTYEDLKPDIDRIANGDASPILCSKPISEFLTSSGTSGGERKLMPTIEEELERRSLLYSLLMPVMDQFVPGLDKGKGMYFLFIKSEAKTPGGLLARPVLTSYYKSSHFKHRKSDPYTNYTSPNETILCTDSYQSMYAQLLCGLCQNEDVLRVGAVFASGFIRAIKFLEKHLFYLCHDIKTGTLDPKITDPSVREAVLKILKPDPKLARFIESQCSNGSSWKGIITRLWPNTKYVDVIVTGAMSQYIPILDYYSNNLPLVCTMYASSECYFGLNLNPLCDPSEVSYTLIPTMAYFEFLPLNKVNEHADSISHLEQENLVDLADVKLGQEYELVVTTYAGLYRYRVGDILRVAGFKNKAPQFNFVCRKNVVLSIDSDKTDEVELQNAVQIAAENLVQFGASLIDYTSCVDTSTIPGHYVLYWEINMNNGDTPVPGSAFEECCVALEESLNSVYRQGRVSESIGALEIKVVENGTFDKLMDFALSQGASINQYKTPRCVKFAPLVELLNSRVVSSYFSPKCPRWIPGRKERCT